A part of Amycolatopsis camponoti genomic DNA contains:
- a CDS encoding lytic transglycosylase domain-containing protein produces the protein MRKRKRHRVAKTACTAVALTSAVVVGGGVLLVEPVADGRPFPAAASTRPPAPVKPVWPPLPEAGLPATLPGVPVLPPLAAPVDHRHGAATGSGAGTGIPATVLDAYRRAEASLGEADPGCHLSWPLLAGIGKIESNHARHGDVDARGTMVRPVYGPALDGSPGFARMVDAQSGQWARAAGPMQFIPSTWQKWGTDGSGDGQVDVQNVYDSAESAGRYLCAADRDLNTGAGLRSAILSYNNSEDYLNKVTAWMRAYSAGSFAVPDAPGYSGEDPTYDESVAHAPVRPAVLPRPPATGGAPVAPAPAKPAPAVPVHQPSPPTTAPAPVAGLPVSVPAPLDGVVATAGQVVGGLLGSLGAH, from the coding sequence GTGCGAAAGAGGAAACGTCACCGGGTCGCCAAGACCGCCTGCACCGCGGTCGCGCTCACGAGTGCGGTCGTGGTCGGCGGCGGGGTGCTGCTGGTCGAGCCCGTGGCCGACGGGCGGCCCTTTCCCGCCGCCGCGTCGACCAGGCCGCCGGCGCCGGTGAAACCGGTCTGGCCGCCCCTGCCGGAGGCCGGGCTCCCGGCGACGCTGCCCGGCGTGCCGGTGCTGCCGCCGCTCGCGGCCCCGGTGGACCACCGGCACGGCGCCGCCACCGGATCCGGTGCGGGCACCGGAATTCCGGCCACGGTGCTCGACGCCTACCGCCGGGCCGAGGCCTCGCTCGGTGAGGCGGACCCGGGGTGTCACCTGAGCTGGCCGCTGCTCGCGGGCATCGGCAAGATCGAGTCGAACCACGCCCGCCACGGCGACGTGGACGCGCGGGGCACGATGGTCCGGCCGGTCTACGGTCCCGCCCTGGACGGTTCGCCGGGCTTCGCCAGGATGGTCGACGCGCAGAGCGGGCAATGGGCGCGTGCCGCCGGCCCGATGCAGTTCATCCCGTCGACCTGGCAGAAATGGGGCACGGACGGATCCGGTGACGGTCAGGTGGACGTGCAGAACGTCTACGATTCCGCGGAGTCGGCGGGCCGGTATCTCTGCGCCGCCGATCGCGATCTGAACACCGGTGCCGGATTGCGAAGTGCCATTCTCAGTTACAACAACTCCGAGGATTACCTGAACAAGGTCACGGCGTGGATGCGAGCCTATTCCGCGGGTTCGTTCGCCGTGCCGGACGCCCCCGGGTATTCCGGCGAAGATCCGACGTACGACGAAAGCGTGGCGCACGCTCCGGTCCGGCCGGCGGTGCTGCCGCGTCCCCCGGCCACGGGTGGTGCACCGGTCGCGCCCGCACCGGCCAAGCCGGCTCCCGCCGTGCCGGTCCACCAGCCTTCGCCGCCGACCACGGCACCGGCACCGGTCGCCGGGTTGCCGGTGAGCGTGCCCGCCCCGCTGGACGGCGTCGTCGCGACCGCCGGGCAGGTGGTGGGCGGGCTGCTCGGCTCGCTCGGCGCGCACTGA
- a CDS encoding MlaD family protein: protein MNAHPGRVRRTWQRISTEPRLKRNVLAVAALVTAGLVAGGYILTMQQVRVPWDGKTHFSVTFESAPAINPSSRQEVRIAGVSVGDIRAASVDDRGHARLELAIDQGHQVYDNARVLLRPKSPLNEMYVELNPGGPPGKPLPEDGVLPVANSVRPVQVDEALGHLDANTREALTTLLSESDVALAGAPGNLPKGLEATDQVVRDLRPVATALQTRKETLQKLVTALGQIASATGDDDQRLSALADSLQKTLATVGQRNGDFDAALAQLPDFTHQLEQATGSIGALSAQLDPVLDKLREASGTLPGSLEKFTGTVDKLGETVDTARPVVDKAVPVVRDLRPFVGDLNASLGDLHDVTGRLGPITTAVLPYLNDLAAFVTNSRSITSLRDGTGSAYRAIAQLSPESVTGLLPLLPALQAAAAR from the coding sequence ATGAACGCGCACCCGGGCCGGGTCCGGCGGACCTGGCAGCGGATCTCCACCGAACCGCGGCTCAAGCGCAACGTCCTCGCCGTGGCCGCGCTCGTGACCGCGGGACTGGTGGCCGGTGGCTACATCCTGACGATGCAGCAGGTCCGCGTGCCCTGGGACGGCAAGACGCACTTCTCGGTCACCTTCGAGTCCGCGCCGGCGATCAACCCGTCGAGCCGGCAGGAGGTCCGGATCGCGGGCGTGTCCGTCGGCGACATCCGCGCGGCGAGCGTCGACGACCGCGGGCACGCGCGGCTCGAGCTGGCGATCGACCAGGGGCACCAGGTCTACGACAACGCCCGGGTCCTGCTGCGCCCGAAGAGCCCGCTGAACGAGATGTACGTCGAGCTGAACCCCGGTGGCCCACCGGGAAAGCCGCTGCCCGAGGACGGGGTGCTGCCCGTCGCCAACTCGGTGCGGCCGGTGCAGGTCGACGAAGCGCTCGGGCACCTGGACGCCAACACCCGCGAAGCGCTGACCACGCTGCTGTCCGAATCGGACGTCGCGCTGGCCGGAGCGCCGGGCAATCTGCCCAAGGGGCTCGAGGCGACCGATCAGGTGGTGCGGGACCTGCGTCCCGTCGCGACCGCGTTGCAGACCCGCAAGGAGACACTGCAGAAGCTCGTCACCGCGTTGGGGCAGATCGCGTCGGCGACCGGCGACGACGACCAGCGACTGAGCGCGCTGGCCGACTCCTTGCAGAAGACCTTGGCGACGGTGGGGCAGCGCAACGGCGACTTCGACGCCGCTCTCGCGCAGCTGCCGGACTTCACCCACCAGCTCGAGCAGGCCACCGGCAGCATCGGCGCGCTGAGCGCCCAGCTGGACCCGGTCCTGGACAAGCTGCGCGAGGCGAGCGGGACCCTGCCCGGCTCGCTGGAGAAGTTCACCGGCACGGTCGACAAGCTCGGGGAGACCGTCGACACCGCCCGGCCGGTGGTCGACAAGGCCGTTCCCGTGGTGCGCGACCTGCGTCCGTTCGTCGGCGACCTCAACGCCTCGCTCGGCGACCTGCACGACGTGACCGGACGGCTGGGCCCGATCACCACCGCGGTGCTGCCGTACCTGAACGACCTGGCCGCGTTCGTCACGAACTCGCGGTCGATCACGAGCCTGCGCGACGGAACCGGTAGCGCGTACCGCGCCATCGCCCAGCTCTCGCCGGAAAGCGTCACGGGCCTGCTTCCGCTGCTGCCCGCCCTGCAAGCCGCCGCCGCGCGATAG
- a CDS encoding peptidylprolyl isomerase, with amino-acid sequence MKITALAGKVRLPRSRRGRIVTLLVLVALLGGTGLAWWSARADDLPGDAVFAYGGQTETVTQLQERIQTLKALYGVQPPDAQDTAKSDAFRRDTAKAVAVGMVLDHAARDRGIVVADKAARDVLTRFISQQIGEGPDARSKFVQALGTTGTSEDAVLDEIKRQLAVSQLFDAVTKGSSVGDGEVTDAFAQRKAQLDTPERRQLTNIVVKTKEDADRVRTDLDAGTPFETLVAQRSLDGATRDKGGDLGQVTAAQLEDGYAKAAFAAPVGGLFGPVQTAHGWNVGRVRQVLPPQPAVFDQVKDQLKQQLTLEKALATWREWLGTQLTGANVRYADAYRPADPAAPPQQAPEWSPAPGQVPGQPRPSR; translated from the coding sequence ATGAAGATCACCGCACTGGCCGGCAAGGTCCGGCTGCCCCGAAGCCGCCGTGGGCGGATCGTCACGTTGCTCGTCCTCGTCGCACTGCTCGGCGGGACCGGGCTGGCGTGGTGGTCGGCGCGGGCCGACGACCTGCCCGGCGACGCCGTCTTCGCCTACGGCGGCCAGACCGAGACCGTCACCCAGCTGCAAGAGCGGATCCAGACGTTGAAGGCGCTGTACGGCGTGCAGCCACCGGATGCGCAGGACACCGCCAAGTCCGACGCGTTCCGCCGGGACACCGCGAAGGCGGTCGCCGTCGGGATGGTGCTCGACCACGCGGCGCGCGACCGCGGCATCGTCGTCGCCGACAAGGCGGCCCGTGACGTGCTGACGCGGTTCATCTCCCAGCAGATCGGCGAAGGGCCGGACGCCCGGAGCAAGTTCGTCCAGGCGCTCGGCACCACCGGCACGTCCGAGGACGCGGTGCTGGACGAGATCAAGCGCCAGCTCGCGGTCTCGCAGCTGTTCGACGCGGTCACCAAGGGAAGCTCGGTGGGCGACGGCGAGGTGACGGACGCGTTCGCGCAGCGGAAGGCGCAGCTGGACACGCCGGAACGCCGGCAGCTCACCAACATCGTGGTCAAGACCAAGGAGGACGCCGACCGGGTGCGCACCGACCTCGACGCCGGAACGCCGTTCGAAACCCTGGTGGCCCAGCGGAGTCTGGACGGCGCGACGCGCGACAAGGGCGGCGACCTCGGCCAGGTGACCGCGGCCCAGCTCGAGGACGGTTACGCCAAGGCGGCCTTCGCGGCCCCCGTCGGCGGGCTGTTCGGTCCGGTGCAGACCGCGCACGGCTGGAACGTGGGCCGGGTCCGCCAGGTCCTGCCCCCGCAGCCGGCGGTCTTCGACCAGGTGAAGGACCAGCTCAAGCAGCAGCTGACCCTGGAGAAGGCGCTCGCGACCTGGCGCGAGTGGCTCGGGACGCAGCTCACCGGCGCGAACGTCCGGTACGCCGACGCCTACCGCCCGGCCGACCCGGCCGCGCCGCCGCAGCAGGCGCCGGAGTGGTCGCCGGCGCCGGGCCAGGTGCCCGGGCAGCCCCGGCCATCGCGATGA
- a CDS encoding MlaD family protein, with protein MRIPSRLVPHIRTLVLAVFIAACAGLFGYLWLNSGGRLPGISQAGYTADVQFRTASNLVYDSDITIAGVKVGKVEALRTEGDLAHVTMRLDRNAPLHEGATVQVRNKTLIEETYLEITDGHGPALPSGTVLPPSAGKEAVELDDVLTSLDRPTKESLGTLVRSLGAGTKDTKQGVSQALQGLGDLGREGHGALAALSAQSGDLQQLTGNTAKLLAALDTRQGQIADLVTDADQLTQATAGSDTELREVLRRLPGLMDTAKSASGGLSRLSPALGPVAGGLNAAAPDLDAALQELPATSADLRGLLPSLNGVLDAAPGTLQRVPAVAADASKFLPTLNVALGDVNPMLSYLVPYGRDVAAFFTNIGQVTARGDANGNAIRLFMVFNEQSVKGLPLNIDVGPLKKNNPYPAPGQSANPGPFSGSYPRVVQDPPK; from the coding sequence ATGAGGATTCCCAGTAGGCTGGTCCCGCACATCCGGACCCTGGTGCTGGCCGTGTTCATCGCCGCCTGCGCCGGCCTGTTCGGCTACCTGTGGCTGAACTCCGGCGGCCGGCTGCCCGGCATCTCCCAGGCGGGCTACACCGCCGACGTGCAGTTCCGCACCGCGTCGAACCTGGTCTACGACTCGGACATCACCATCGCCGGGGTCAAGGTCGGCAAGGTCGAGGCGCTGCGCACCGAAGGCGACCTCGCGCACGTCACGATGCGGCTCGACCGGAACGCGCCGTTGCACGAGGGAGCGACCGTCCAGGTCCGCAACAAGACCCTGATCGAGGAGACCTACCTCGAGATCACCGACGGCCACGGCCCGGCGCTGCCCAGCGGCACCGTGCTGCCGCCGTCCGCGGGCAAGGAGGCCGTCGAACTCGACGACGTGCTCACCAGCCTCGACCGGCCGACGAAGGAGTCGCTGGGCACGCTGGTCCGCTCGCTCGGCGCCGGGACGAAGGACACCAAGCAGGGAGTTTCCCAGGCCCTGCAGGGACTCGGCGACCTCGGCCGGGAGGGGCACGGGGCGTTGGCGGCGCTGTCTGCCCAGTCCGGGGATCTGCAGCAGCTGACCGGCAACACCGCGAAACTGCTCGCGGCGCTCGACACCCGGCAGGGGCAGATCGCCGACCTGGTGACCGACGCCGACCAGCTCACCCAGGCGACCGCGGGCAGCGACACCGAGCTGCGGGAGGTCCTGCGGCGGCTGCCCGGCCTGATGGACACCGCCAAGAGCGCCAGCGGCGGGCTGAGCCGCCTTTCGCCCGCGCTGGGCCCGGTCGCGGGCGGGCTGAACGCGGCCGCGCCCGACCTCGATGCCGCGTTGCAGGAGCTACCCGCCACGTCGGCCGACCTGCGTGGCTTGCTGCCGTCGTTGAACGGCGTGCTCGACGCGGCGCCCGGCACGCTGCAGCGGGTGCCCGCGGTGGCGGCGGACGCGTCGAAGTTCCTGCCGACGCTGAACGTGGCCTTGGGCGACGTGAACCCGATGCTGTCCTATCTGGTCCCGTACGGCCGCGACGTCGCCGCGTTCTTCACCAACATCGGGCAGGTGACGGCGCGCGGTGACGCCAACGGCAACGCGATCCGGCTGTTCATGGTCTTCAACGAGCAGAGCGTGAAGGGCTTGCCCCTCAACATCGACGTCGGTCCGCTCAAGAAGAACAACCCCTATCCGGCGCCGGGGCAGTCGGCGAACCCGGGGCCGTTCAGCGGGTCCTACCCGCGGGTCGTCCAGGACCCGCCGAAGTGA
- a CDS encoding LuxR C-terminal-related transcriptional regulator, translated as MKSTLTPPRNSRGHRVPKAVLREVRAVTTRARSLLGGEPDPEVPDEFPAAEAALAELVGELATAGHAGAVLDLFIEVSDVRERLRQAQLDLRVRVHAQVQEALTRLQDARSVARLAECVPEAVCRLGFDRALFSEIRESVWVPRSCVVLGDPGWAAEILRIGRAESPVLDRTVVETEAVRRRRALLVTDAQREARGLACLVEAARLESYVVAPVAGDDGVLGLVHADRHVQERQVDEFDREVLGTFAQGLGIAFRRTLLVERLHSLRTEVGRFTMTIADAMDRILSDSHPATPVIGDPVVPPPGPVPVRSFVESALTPRQLEVLRLMGDGRTNAAIAARLTISEDTAKSHVKQILRKLGAANRAEAVSLFLRTQQGRGIPESA; from the coding sequence ATGAAGTCAACGCTGACTCCGCCCCGCAACAGCCGTGGGCACCGTGTTCCCAAGGCCGTCCTGCGCGAGGTCCGGGCGGTCACCACCCGGGCGCGGTCCCTGCTCGGCGGTGAGCCGGACCCGGAGGTGCCCGACGAGTTCCCGGCCGCGGAAGCGGCGCTGGCCGAGCTCGTCGGCGAACTCGCCACGGCCGGCCACGCCGGCGCCGTCCTCGATCTGTTCATCGAGGTCTCCGACGTCCGCGAACGGCTGCGCCAGGCCCAGCTCGACCTCCGGGTGCGCGTGCACGCCCAGGTCCAGGAGGCACTGACCCGGCTGCAGGACGCGCGCTCGGTGGCCCGGCTCGCCGAGTGCGTGCCGGAGGCGGTGTGCCGGCTCGGCTTCGACCGCGCGCTGTTCTCGGAGATCCGGGAGTCGGTGTGGGTGCCCCGGTCCTGCGTCGTGCTGGGCGACCCCGGCTGGGCCGCGGAGATCCTGCGGATCGGCCGGGCGGAGTCCCCGGTCCTGGACCGCACCGTCGTCGAGACCGAAGCCGTGCGCCGGCGGCGCGCGTTGCTCGTCACGGACGCACAGCGCGAAGCACGGGGGCTCGCCTGCCTGGTCGAGGCCGCCCGGCTGGAGTCCTATGTGGTCGCGCCCGTGGCCGGCGACGACGGCGTGCTCGGGCTGGTGCACGCGGACCGGCACGTCCAGGAGCGTCAGGTCGACGAGTTCGACCGCGAAGTGCTGGGCACCTTCGCTCAGGGGCTCGGCATCGCGTTCCGGCGGACCCTGCTGGTCGAACGCCTGCACTCGCTGCGCACCGAAGTCGGCCGGTTCACGATGACCATCGCCGACGCGATGGACCGGATCCTGAGCGACAGCCACCCGGCGACCCCGGTCATCGGCGATCCCGTGGTTCCGCCGCCGGGACCGGTGCCGGTCCGGTCCTTTGTGGAGTCGGCACTGACGCCGCGGCAGCTGGAGGTACTGCGCCTCATGGGCGACGGCCGCACCAACGCCGCGATCGCCGCCCGGCTGACGATTTCCGAGGATACGGCCAAGTCCCACGTCAAGCAGATCCTGCGCAAGCTCGGGGCCGCGAACCGCGCCGAGGCGGTCTCACTGTTCCTCCGGACTCAGCAGGGGCGGGGGATCCCGGAGTCCGCCTGA
- a CDS encoding dihydrodipicolinate synthase family protein codes for MQKFGVDDLRGVIAVTPTPALPGASALTARDTVDLGETDRMIRALVADGVDGLITNGTLGEMATLTLAEWQAFTACVADAVADTAPDLPLFVGATAPNTRDTVDRIRFLRDLGVRGVILGRPMWSELGADTLLAFYRGVAGLFPDMAIVLYDNPEAFKGPIPTAAYAALAEVPQIIGAKYIAITPKFAADMAAVGGRLRLLPLESDWLAAHTLHPETALGCWSSSALCGPEPVLALRDAIRRGDVGTARHLTRRIEWTYEPFLARTNFPEFSKYNITLEKLRFDEAGYVTAGPARPPYHVVPGPYAEGARENGRRWRTLVGEVRGQDS; via the coding sequence GTGCAGAAGTTCGGTGTCGACGACCTGCGCGGCGTCATCGCCGTCACGCCCACCCCGGCGCTGCCCGGCGCGTCCGCGCTCACCGCGCGCGACACCGTGGACCTCGGCGAAACCGACCGCATGATCCGCGCGCTCGTCGCCGACGGCGTGGACGGCCTCATCACCAACGGCACGCTCGGCGAGATGGCGACCCTGACGCTGGCCGAATGGCAGGCCTTCACCGCGTGCGTCGCCGACGCGGTCGCGGACACCGCCCCGGACCTCCCGCTGTTCGTCGGGGCCACCGCCCCCAACACGCGGGACACGGTCGACCGGATCCGGTTCCTGCGCGATCTCGGCGTGCGCGGCGTCATCCTCGGCCGTCCGATGTGGAGCGAACTCGGCGCCGACACGCTGCTCGCGTTCTACCGCGGCGTCGCCGGCCTGTTCCCGGACATGGCGATCGTCCTCTACGACAACCCCGAGGCGTTCAAGGGCCCGATCCCGACGGCCGCCTACGCCGCGCTGGCCGAGGTCCCCCAGATCATCGGCGCGAAGTACATCGCCATCACGCCGAAGTTCGCCGCGGACATGGCGGCGGTCGGCGGCCGGCTCCGGTTGCTGCCGTTGGAAAGCGACTGGCTCGCGGCGCACACGCTGCACCCGGAGACGGCGCTCGGCTGCTGGAGCAGCAGTGCCCTGTGCGGCCCGGAGCCCGTGCTCGCCCTGCGCGACGCGATCCGGCGCGGGGACGTCGGCACGGCGCGGCACCTCACCCGCCGCATCGAGTGGACGTACGAACCGTTCCTCGCCCGGACGAACTTCCCCGAGTTCTCCAAGTACAACATCACCCTCGAGAAGCTCCGCTTCGACGAGGCCGGCTACGTCACCGCCGGCCCCGCCCGCCCGCCGTACCACGTCGTTCCCGGCCCCTACGCCGAAGGCGCGCGCGAGAACGGCCGGCGCTGGCGCACGCTCGTCGGCGAAGTGCGTGGCCAGGACTCCTGA
- a CDS encoding 3-carboxyethylcatechol 2,3-dioxygenase, producing MPVAVCALSHSPLIGFNHPAKAVEERVEKVFEHARGFIAAFDPDLVVLFAPDHYNGFFYDMMPPFCIGTRATALGDYDTPAGELSVAKSARTLAKDVLAAGIDVAVSERMYVDHGFAQPLQLLFGGLDRVPVIPVFINSVAAPLCPVGRVRQLGTAIGHASAHLDEQRVLFLGSGGLSHDPPVPQLENATEEVAARLIDGRNPTPEERARRQARVIASGLDLAAGTSSMQPINPEWDQQFLDVVSAGELRLVDGWSTEWFAEQAGHSSHEVRTWIAAYAAMAARGKYVMNYRFYEPVPEWVAGFAVTTAVSADA from the coding sequence ATGCCCGTTGCCGTGTGCGCCCTGTCCCATTCGCCCCTGATCGGCTTCAACCATCCGGCGAAAGCCGTCGAGGAGCGGGTCGAGAAGGTTTTCGAACACGCGCGGGGTTTCATCGCCGCATTCGACCCCGACCTCGTGGTGCTCTTCGCACCCGACCACTACAACGGTTTCTTCTACGACATGATGCCGCCGTTCTGCATCGGGACGCGCGCCACCGCGCTCGGGGACTACGACACCCCCGCCGGCGAGCTGTCGGTGGCCAAGTCCGCGCGGACGCTCGCCAAGGACGTGCTGGCGGCCGGGATCGATGTCGCGGTCTCCGAACGGATGTACGTCGACCACGGGTTCGCCCAGCCGCTGCAGCTGCTGTTCGGCGGCCTCGACCGGGTTCCCGTCATCCCGGTCTTCATCAACTCGGTCGCCGCGCCGCTCTGTCCCGTCGGCCGCGTCCGGCAGCTCGGCACGGCGATCGGCCACGCGAGCGCGCACCTCGACGAGCAGCGCGTGCTGTTCCTCGGCTCCGGCGGGCTCTCGCACGACCCGCCGGTACCCCAGCTGGAAAACGCGACCGAGGAGGTCGCCGCGCGGCTGATCGACGGGCGCAACCCGACGCCCGAAGAGCGCGCCCGGCGGCAGGCTCGCGTGATCGCGTCCGGCCTCGACCTGGCCGCGGGCACCTCGTCGATGCAGCCGATCAACCCGGAGTGGGACCAGCAATTCCTCGACGTGGTTTCGGCGGGCGAGCTCCGGCTCGTCGACGGCTGGAGCACCGAGTGGTTCGCCGAGCAGGCCGGGCATTCCTCGCACGAGGTGCGGACCTGGATCGCCGCGTACGCCGCGATGGCGGCCCGCGGGAAGTACGTGATGAACTACCGGTTCTACGAGCCGGTGCCGGAGTGGGTGGCGGGTTTCGCCGTCACCACCGCCGTTTCCGCCGACGCCTGA
- a CDS encoding MMPL family transporter produces the protein MRGFKRPSPKVLAMTAVLVVLAGFVGTGIAKTRIETGVSSFLPGDDPAVTRFDELSRSFGGDPVVVLLESARPGSLLDQPHLPSLVELEGVLAKLPDVAAVYGPGTVLNQAAGRAQDLMAELSGRRDRLRTQAQAEAKQRGASDRAAGQAADAAVAAFDQRYGKLLVQALPAGLPTLKNQAFVTSVVFGADGSPRPQWHFVVPSVNAVAILVRPRQNLDQSATERLVRGVRDAVGAAAVDGAKVTVSGVPAIAGALADEVRAELPLLGGAALVAVALCFLLVPWHRRRHRLLPLAGSLVATAVTVGLFGWLGRPLSLGVVAFLPVLLGVGSDFPTYLARRADRRVVFAVAAATAAAFGALAFAPLPFVRDLGIALGIGVLVAFAVGLLFRPAVVEPVPVKVHSGPTASLPVRLGVGLAVAALAAGGWAMLPGLPLQSDIESFVHGLPAFDDAQHVEQVIGSSGEVDVVLHGPDVTSPQGLAWLRQAQDVTIARHGDRLRPVVSLPTLLNFLGPTPTKDEITAAVRLLPPYLTGSVLRADGQESVLSFGVRLGDVQSLAALRDDLLNQLPPAPPGYRAELTGLPIVAARGYELVSGNRFWTNGVGIAVAGLVLAVVLARRKDAGRAVATALVATGTGLLAIRLAGISLTPITMALGSLIAAVGCEFAVLLAEAERRRDHALRRSVLLVGAVSTVGYLALALSRLDAIRQFGLLLAAAVVLSMAAARLVVRLAPGRPASAPEPSPAPEALVGVTS, from the coding sequence GTGAGGGGCTTCAAGCGGCCGTCCCCGAAGGTCCTGGCGATGACGGCGGTCCTCGTCGTCCTCGCCGGGTTCGTCGGCACCGGCATCGCCAAGACGCGCATCGAGACCGGCGTCAGCTCGTTCCTGCCGGGCGACGATCCCGCGGTGACCCGGTTCGACGAGCTGAGCCGGTCGTTCGGCGGCGACCCCGTCGTCGTGCTGCTCGAGTCGGCGCGACCCGGGTCGCTGCTCGACCAGCCGCACCTGCCGTCGCTGGTCGAGCTGGAAGGCGTGCTGGCGAAGCTGCCCGACGTCGCCGCCGTCTACGGGCCGGGGACCGTCCTGAACCAGGCCGCCGGCCGGGCCCAGGACCTGATGGCCGAGCTGTCCGGCCGCCGCGACCGCCTGCGCACGCAGGCCCAGGCCGAGGCCAAGCAGCGCGGTGCGTCCGACCGGGCGGCCGGCCAGGCCGCCGACGCCGCCGTGGCCGCGTTCGACCAGCGGTACGGCAAGCTGCTCGTCCAAGCCCTGCCGGCGGGCCTGCCGACGCTGAAGAACCAGGCGTTCGTCACCTCGGTCGTCTTCGGTGCGGACGGAAGTCCGCGGCCGCAGTGGCACTTCGTCGTGCCGTCGGTGAACGCGGTCGCGATCCTGGTCCGGCCGCGGCAGAACCTCGACCAGTCCGCCACCGAACGGCTCGTCCGGGGCGTGCGGGACGCGGTCGGCGCGGCCGCCGTCGACGGGGCGAAAGTGACGGTGTCCGGCGTCCCCGCGATCGCCGGCGCCCTCGCCGACGAGGTTCGCGCGGAGCTTCCCCTGCTCGGCGGCGCGGCCTTGGTCGCGGTGGCGCTGTGCTTCCTGCTGGTGCCGTGGCACCGCCGCCGGCACCGGCTGCTGCCGCTGGCCGGTTCGCTGGTGGCCACCGCGGTGACGGTCGGCCTGTTCGGCTGGCTCGGCCGGCCGCTGTCGCTCGGGGTGGTGGCCTTCCTGCCGGTGCTGCTCGGCGTCGGCAGCGACTTCCCGACCTACCTGGCGCGCCGGGCGGACCGGCGGGTGGTGTTCGCGGTCGCCGCCGCCACCGCGGCCGCGTTCGGTGCCTTGGCCTTCGCGCCGTTGCCGTTCGTGCGCGACCTCGGGATCGCGCTCGGGATCGGGGTGCTGGTCGCCTTCGCCGTCGGCCTGCTGTTCCGGCCGGCCGTGGTCGAGCCGGTACCCGTGAAGGTCCACAGTGGACCCACGGCGAGCCTGCCGGTGCGGCTGGGCGTCGGACTCGCGGTGGCCGCGCTGGCGGCCGGCGGCTGGGCGATGCTGCCGGGGCTTCCCCTGCAGAGCGACATCGAGAGCTTCGTGCACGGCCTGCCCGCGTTCGACGACGCGCAGCACGTCGAGCAGGTCATCGGCTCCTCCGGCGAGGTCGACGTCGTCCTGCACGGCCCGGACGTCACCTCGCCGCAGGGGCTGGCCTGGCTGCGTCAAGCCCAGGACGTGACCATCGCCAGGCACGGCGACCGGCTCCGTCCCGTCGTATCGCTGCCGACGCTGCTGAACTTCCTCGGGCCCACGCCGACGAAGGACGAGATCACCGCGGCCGTGCGCCTGTTGCCGCCCTACCTGACCGGGTCGGTGCTGCGGGCCGACGGGCAGGAGTCCGTGCTCTCGTTCGGGGTGCGGCTCGGCGACGTCCAGAGCCTGGCTGCCCTGCGCGACGACCTGCTGAACCAGCTCCCGCCGGCGCCGCCGGGCTACCGCGCCGAGCTGACCGGCCTGCCGATCGTCGCGGCCCGCGGGTACGAGCTGGTCTCCGGCAACCGGTTCTGGACCAACGGCGTCGGCATCGCCGTGGCCGGGCTCGTCCTCGCCGTCGTGCTCGCCCGGCGGAAGGACGCTGGGCGCGCGGTCGCTACCGCCCTGGTGGCGACCGGGACCGGCCTGCTCGCCATCCGGCTGGCCGGGATCTCGCTGACGCCGATCACCATGGCACTCGGGTCCCTCATCGCCGCCGTCGGCTGCGAGTTCGCGGTGCTGCTGGCGGAAGCCGAACGCCGTCGCGATCACGCCTTGCGCAGATCCGTGCTCCTGGTCGGCGCGGTCTCGACCGTCGGCTACCTCGCGCTGGCCCTTTCGCGGCTCGACGCCATCCGGCAGTTCGGCCTGCTGCTCGCCGCGGCCGTCGTCCTGTCGATGGCCGCCGCCCGGCTCGTCGTCCGGCTCGCGCCGGGCCGCCCCGCCTCCGCTCCGGAACCCAGCCCGGCGCCCGAAGCACTCGTAGGAGTCACCTCATGA